The proteins below come from a single Parazoarcus communis genomic window:
- a CDS encoding mechanosensitive ion channel family protein, translating to MSPDIQSYLQRLPELLTELATVELFYELGVLALAGLIAWVIHRTMRESLRAGLEAASSKGLRHLTLRTAQRILLPATMLLGVLVGRGALRSAQLPVGLLDVAVPLLLSLVAIRLLVYILRKGFPVTPALKTWENLISGSIWAMVALHLLGWLPAVEATMDELAFNIGASRISLLATVKLVALVALLLTLAFWVSGVIERRMRASTHMTPSLQVAFGKFSKVFLIALAFLLAIDAVGIDLTTLTVFGGALGVGIGFGLQRITSNFISGFILVLDRSIKPGDVISVGGNDAKFGWVQELRARYVVVRDRDGVERLIPNENLITSEVVNWSYSDTNTRVRLPVQISYSDDPEQAMALLLEAAKASPRVLPLPEPAARMLDFADSGIQLELRVWISDPENGIGNVRTDINLAIWKLFKAAGISIPFPQRDVHLHTVPAPELAAAQERPA from the coding sequence ATGAGTCCGGACATTCAGTCGTATTTGCAGCGCCTGCCCGAGTTGCTGACGGAACTGGCGACCGTGGAACTGTTTTACGAACTCGGCGTGCTTGCGCTCGCAGGCCTCATCGCCTGGGTGATTCACCGCACGATGCGCGAGTCCTTGCGCGCCGGGCTTGAGGCCGCATCCAGCAAAGGCCTGCGCCATCTGACGCTGCGCACTGCCCAACGCATCCTGCTGCCGGCAACGATGCTGCTCGGCGTGCTGGTCGGCCGCGGCGCCCTGCGTTCGGCACAACTGCCTGTCGGCCTGCTCGATGTCGCTGTGCCCCTGCTGCTGTCGCTGGTTGCCATCCGCCTGCTGGTGTACATCCTGCGCAAGGGCTTCCCCGTAACCCCGGCGCTGAAGACGTGGGAGAACCTCATCTCCGGCAGCATCTGGGCCATGGTGGCACTGCATCTTCTGGGCTGGCTGCCCGCCGTCGAAGCCACGATGGACGAGCTCGCCTTCAATATCGGCGCCTCGCGCATCTCGCTGCTGGCCACGGTCAAGCTCGTCGCACTCGTCGCCCTGCTGCTGACCCTCGCGTTCTGGGTGTCGGGAGTGATCGAGCGGCGCATGCGTGCATCCACCCACATGACGCCCTCGCTGCAGGTCGCCTTCGGCAAGTTCAGCAAGGTGTTCCTGATCGCGCTGGCCTTTCTGCTCGCCATCGACGCGGTGGGCATCGACCTCACCACGCTCACGGTGTTCGGCGGAGCGCTCGGCGTGGGCATCGGTTTCGGCCTGCAGCGCATCACCAGCAACTTCATCAGCGGCTTCATCCTCGTGCTCGACCGCTCGATCAAGCCCGGCGACGTGATTTCGGTCGGCGGCAACGATGCCAAGTTCGGCTGGGTGCAGGAGTTGCGCGCGCGTTACGTGGTGGTACGCGACCGTGACGGCGTCGAGCGCCTGATCCCGAACGAAAACCTGATCACGTCCGAAGTGGTGAACTGGAGCTACTCGGACACCAACACCCGTGTGCGACTGCCGGTGCAGATCAGTTACAGCGACGACCCCGAGCAGGCCATGGCCCTGCTGCTCGAGGCGGCCAAGGCCTCGCCGCGGGTGCTGCCCCTGCCGGAGCCCGCCGCGCGCATGCTCGACTTTGCCGACAGCGGCATCCAGCTCGAACTACGGGTGTGGATCAGCGATCCGGAGAACGGCATCGGCAACGTGCGCACTGACATCAACCTCGCGATCTGGAAGCTGTTCAAGGCCGCAGGCATCTCCATCCCCTTCCCGCAACGGGATGTGCACCTTCACACCGTACCCGCACCGGAACTGGCGGCTGCACAGGAGCGCCCGGCGTGA
- a CDS encoding PA4780 family RIO1-like protein kinase, with protein MKTPHRIAPLVEDGLVDSVLRQLMSGKEAMVYVVQCGDEVRCAKVYKEANKRGFHKAVDYTEGRKVKNSRQARAMAKGSRYGRQEQEAAWQHAEVDALRQLAAAGVRVPVPYDFHEGVLLMELVADEDGEPAPRLNDIELSADDARTFHAFLIRQVVRMLCAGIVHGDLSEYNILVDHAGPVIIDLPQAVDAAANNNAKRMLARDVDNLADYFGQFAPELLQTRYADEIWALYETGKLLPDSPLTGTFKDVETLANLDEVMQVIDAARREEAARQARMAGESTDGADDN; from the coding sequence ATGAAAACACCGCACAGAATCGCCCCACTGGTCGAAGACGGCCTCGTCGACAGCGTGCTGCGTCAGCTCATGAGCGGCAAGGAGGCAATGGTCTACGTCGTCCAGTGCGGCGACGAAGTACGCTGCGCCAAAGTGTACAAAGAGGCCAACAAGCGTGGCTTCCACAAGGCAGTCGACTACACCGAAGGCCGCAAGGTGAAGAACAGCCGCCAGGCGCGCGCCATGGCCAAGGGCTCGCGCTACGGCCGCCAGGAACAGGAAGCAGCGTGGCAACACGCCGAAGTCGACGCCCTGCGCCAGCTCGCCGCAGCCGGTGTGCGCGTGCCCGTTCCCTACGACTTCCACGAAGGCGTGCTGCTGATGGAGCTGGTGGCCGATGAAGACGGCGAGCCCGCACCGCGCCTCAACGACATCGAACTCAGCGCCGACGACGCCCGCACGTTTCACGCCTTCCTGATCCGTCAGGTGGTGCGCATGCTGTGCGCTGGCATCGTGCACGGCGACCTGTCCGAGTACAACATCCTGGTCGATCATGCCGGCCCGGTCATCATCGACCTGCCACAGGCGGTCGATGCCGCGGCCAACAACAACGCCAAGCGCATGCTGGCGCGCGACGTGGACAACCTTGCCGACTACTTCGGCCAGTTCGCCCCCGAACTGCTCCAGACCCGCTACGCCGATGAAATCTGGGCGCTGTACGAAACCGGAAAACTGCTTCCCGACAGCCCGCTCACCGGCACCTTCAAGGACGTCGAGACCCTGGCCAATCTGGACGAAGTGATGCAGGTGATCGACGCCGCGCGTCGCGAAGAAGCCGCACGTCAGGCAAGAATGGCCGGCGAAAGCACGGACGGCGCCGACGACAACTGA
- a CDS encoding Fic family protein has protein sequence MSRWIWQHPEWPRFGWQADVLAPLLRDIALAQGRLLGRASASDAALRVEFNLDTLLQNLINSSAIEGERLNVDSVRSSLARRLGLKADVRQPDAGSEGLARMVWDATTQLDAPLDEVRLRQWHAWLFAGDDGFLGQRIRIGDWRGSEPMQVVSGRIDRPTVHFEAPPREGLEARIAEFVAWFNSSRGDVSLDPLLRAAIAHFWFVTLHPFDDGNGRLTRALTDLALAQGEPQSIRFYAMSAAILADRRGYYQQLEFAQKLLEPEHSIDLTPWLQWFLLALRTAIHSAEAQIDRVLDKSRFWQQRRALSLSAEQVKVLNRLLDGDQPERGGFAEGISAAQYQAVAKVSKATATRHLADLIAKGCLVRLPGGGRSTRYQIQWQREHTDLDA, from the coding sequence ATGTCGCGCTGGATATGGCAACACCCTGAATGGCCCCGTTTTGGCTGGCAGGCCGACGTGCTGGCTCCGCTGCTGCGTGATATCGCGCTGGCGCAGGGGCGCTTGCTTGGCCGTGCGAGCGCAAGCGATGCTGCCTTGCGTGTTGAGTTCAATCTCGACACCCTGCTGCAGAACCTGATCAATTCCAGCGCTATTGAGGGCGAACGTCTCAACGTGGATTCTGTGCGTTCAAGCCTGGCGCGTCGGCTGGGGCTGAAGGCCGATGTCAGGCAGCCAGATGCTGGCAGCGAGGGCCTTGCCCGTATGGTGTGGGATGCCACTACCCAGCTTGACGCCCCGCTCGACGAAGTCCGTCTGAGGCAATGGCATGCCTGGCTGTTTGCTGGCGATGACGGTTTTCTCGGTCAGCGCATTCGCATCGGAGATTGGCGTGGGTCCGAGCCGATGCAGGTGGTTTCCGGCCGTATCGACCGCCCCACTGTGCATTTCGAAGCGCCGCCACGAGAAGGGCTTGAAGCGCGAATTGCAGAGTTCGTTGCCTGGTTCAACAGCAGTCGCGGTGACGTCAGCCTTGATCCGCTGCTGCGCGCGGCCATTGCTCATTTCTGGTTCGTCACGCTGCATCCCTTCGACGATGGCAATGGCCGCTTGACCCGCGCTCTCACCGATCTTGCGCTTGCGCAGGGCGAGCCACAAAGCATTCGTTTCTACGCCATGTCGGCGGCCATCCTCGCTGATCGCAGGGGCTATTACCAGCAGCTGGAGTTCGCGCAGAAACTGCTCGAGCCTGAGCACTCCATCGATCTCACGCCTTGGTTGCAGTGGTTTCTTCTTGCCTTGCGCACAGCCATTCACAGCGCCGAAGCGCAGATTGACCGCGTTCTCGACAAGAGCCGGTTCTGGCAGCAGCGTCGTGCGCTGAGTCTGAGTGCGGAGCAGGTCAAGGTGCTCAACCGCCTGCTCGACGGCGACCAGCCTGAGCGTGGCGGCTTTGCCGAGGGCATCAGCGCCGCGCAGTATCAGGCTGTGGCGAAGGTCAGCAAGGCGACTGCCACCCGCCATCTCGCAGATCTCATCGCCAAGGGCTGCCTCGTCAGGTTGCCGGGAGGTGGTCGCAGTACCCGTTATCAAATCCAGTGGCAGCGCGAACACACGGACCTAGACGCATGA
- the hsdR gene encoding EcoAI/FtnUII family type I restriction enzme subunit R — MSFSAGLSSNGQKALSERDICTKFITPAIEASGWDRATQFLEEVNLTSGRIVVRGNKAKRDEKTIRRADYVLYFKPGIPIAIVEGKDNTHSVRAGIQQALAYAEMLDVPFAFSSNGDGFLWHDKTASDGLIECEIALDEFPSPQVLWQRYLAWKGIEPTAEPIFAQDYYTTGKLPRYYQLNAVNRAVEAIAKGQNRVLLVMATGTGKTFTAFQIIWRVWKARAAKRILFLADRNILVDQTKTNDFKPFGGAMTKIEKRQVDKSYEIYLSLYQAVTGNEEEKNIYKQFSPDFFDLIVIDECHRGSAAEDSAWREILAYFSAAVHLGLTATPKETEEVSNITYFGEPVYTYSLKQGIEDGFLAPYKVIRVDLDKDLGWRPTPGKVDAKGQVVEDRIYNASDMNRTLVLTQRDTTVARRITEFLKATDRMAKTIVFCEDIDHAARMRQALINANPDLASQNPKYVMQITGDNAEGKLELDNFINPRKPYPVIACTSRLMTTGVDAKTCKLVVLDRSINSMTEFKQIIGRGTRIDEDYGKLWFTILDFKRATELFADEAFDGDPVVIYTPGADDPVTPPEVPEQPPGPNGNPEGTPNDGDGSADPPGEGRIKYVINDVTVHVVNERIQYYGNDGKLITESLKDFTRILLSKRFASIDSFLQTWNEAEKKAAIIAELEEQGVLFDELSKETGKDLDPFDLICHIAFGQKPLTRRERAERVRKRDYFTRYGDTARKVLDVLLEKYADEGIRDIEQMEILRVAPLDQFGSPVEIVQAFGGKPQYQAALIELERSLYS, encoded by the coding sequence TTGTCATTTTCAGCCGGCCTCTCCTCGAATGGACAAAAGGCGCTTTCCGAGCGGGACATCTGCACCAAGTTCATCACACCGGCGATTGAAGCGTCCGGCTGGGACCGGGCGACCCAGTTCCTCGAAGAGGTCAATCTCACCAGCGGCCGAATCGTGGTTCGGGGCAACAAGGCAAAGCGCGACGAAAAGACCATTCGCCGCGCCGACTACGTGCTGTACTTCAAGCCGGGCATCCCGATCGCCATCGTCGAGGGCAAGGACAACACCCATTCAGTGCGCGCAGGCATTCAGCAAGCACTCGCTTATGCAGAGATGCTCGACGTGCCCTTCGCCTTTTCCAGCAACGGCGACGGCTTTCTGTGGCATGACAAGACAGCAAGCGACGGTCTGATCGAATGCGAGATCGCGCTCGACGAGTTTCCATCGCCACAAGTTCTCTGGCAACGCTACTTGGCGTGGAAAGGGATTGAGCCCACCGCCGAGCCGATCTTCGCGCAGGACTACTACACCACCGGCAAACTGCCGCGCTACTACCAGCTGAATGCGGTCAACCGGGCGGTCGAAGCCATTGCGAAGGGCCAGAACCGCGTACTCCTAGTGATGGCGACCGGCACCGGAAAAACATTCACCGCCTTCCAGATCATCTGGCGCGTGTGGAAAGCCAGGGCAGCCAAGCGCATCCTCTTCCTCGCCGACCGCAACATCCTCGTCGATCAGACCAAGACCAACGATTTCAAGCCCTTTGGCGGGGCGATGACCAAGATCGAGAAGCGCCAGGTCGACAAGTCCTACGAGATTTATCTGTCGCTCTACCAGGCCGTCACCGGCAACGAGGAAGAGAAGAACATCTACAAGCAGTTCAGTCCGGATTTCTTTGACCTGATCGTCATCGACGAATGCCATCGCGGCAGCGCCGCCGAGGACTCCGCCTGGCGAGAAATTCTGGCTTACTTCAGCGCCGCAGTGCACCTCGGCCTCACCGCCACGCCGAAGGAAACCGAGGAAGTTTCAAACATCACTTACTTCGGCGAACCGGTTTACACCTACTCGCTCAAGCAAGGTATCGAGGATGGCTTCCTCGCCCCATACAAGGTGATTCGCGTCGACCTCGACAAGGATCTCGGCTGGCGCCCCACTCCCGGCAAGGTCGATGCCAAGGGCCAAGTGGTCGAGGACCGCATCTACAACGCCTCGGACATGAACAGGACGCTGGTGCTCACCCAGCGCGACACCACCGTTGCACGGCGCATTACCGAATTCCTCAAGGCCACCGATCGCATGGCCAAGACCATCGTCTTCTGTGAGGACATCGACCACGCCGCCCGCATGCGTCAGGCGCTGATCAACGCCAATCCGGATCTCGCCAGCCAGAACCCCAAATACGTGATGCAGATCACCGGCGACAACGCGGAAGGCAAGCTCGAACTCGACAACTTCATCAATCCACGCAAACCCTACCCCGTCATCGCCTGCACCTCGCGCCTGATGACCACCGGTGTCGACGCCAAGACCTGCAAGCTGGTCGTACTCGACCGCAGCATCAACTCGATGACCGAATTCAAGCAGATCATTGGCCGCGGCACCCGCATCGACGAAGACTACGGCAAGCTGTGGTTCACCATCCTCGACTTCAAGCGTGCCACCGAACTGTTTGCCGATGAAGCCTTCGATGGCGACCCCGTGGTGATCTACACCCCTGGTGCGGATGATCCGGTCACGCCGCCGGAAGTGCCCGAACAGCCTCCGGGCCCGAACGGCAATCCGGAAGGCACGCCCAACGACGGCGATGGTTCTGCAGACCCGCCTGGCGAAGGCCGCATCAAATACGTGATCAACGATGTCACCGTCCATGTGGTGAACGAACGCATCCAGTATTACGGCAACGACGGCAAGCTGATCACCGAGTCGCTCAAGGACTTCACGCGCATCCTGCTCAGCAAACGCTTTGCCTCGATCGACAGCTTCCTGCAAACCTGGAATGAAGCGGAAAAGAAGGCAGCGATCATTGCCGAACTGGAAGAGCAAGGCGTGTTGTTCGACGAACTAAGCAAGGAGACCGGCAAGGACCTCGACCCCTTCGACCTGATCTGCCACATCGCCTTCGGCCAGAAGCCACTCACCCGGCGCGAGCGTGCCGAGCGCGTCAGGAAGCGGGACTACTTCACCCGTTACGGCGACACC